From Pseudomonas sp. FP2335, the proteins below share one genomic window:
- the ftsX gene encoding permease-like cell division protein FtsX has translation MSATRSPKVSERVAPKAADPQPQKKKKHDDDDGPDFGTLLRAWIESHRASLLDSLRRLGKQPIGSFFTCLVMAVALSLPMGLSLLLNNVERLGGSWQRAAQISLYLNIDASSKEGEALRDQIKNIPGVAEAEYISRDQALEEFQQQSGLGEALKELPQNPLPGVVLVTPNEVDKPTLEALRQKLAEMPKVQQAQLDLVWVERLAAILKLGDRFVFGLTVLLVSALLLVIGNTIRLHIENRRTEIEVIKLVGGTDSYVRRPFLYMGALYGFGAGIFSWGLLAFGLDWLNDAVVGLAGLYGSDFALAGVPVADGLSLLLGAVLLGYIGAWIAVARHLRELAPK, from the coding sequence ATGAGTGCTACCCGCAGCCCCAAGGTTTCCGAACGCGTGGCGCCGAAAGCCGCCGACCCGCAACCGCAGAAAAAGAAAAAACACGACGATGACGACGGCCCGGACTTCGGCACGCTGCTGCGCGCCTGGATCGAAAGCCATCGCGCCAGCCTGCTCGACAGCCTGCGTCGCCTGGGCAAGCAGCCGATTGGCAGCTTTTTCACCTGCCTGGTGATGGCCGTGGCCTTGAGCCTGCCGATGGGCTTGTCGCTGCTGCTTAATAATGTGGAGCGCCTGGGCGGTTCCTGGCAGCGTGCGGCGCAGATTTCGCTGTACCTGAATATCGACGCCAGCAGTAAAGAGGGCGAAGCGCTGCGCGACCAGATCAAGAACATCCCGGGCGTGGCAGAGGCCGAGTACATCAGCCGCGATCAGGCGCTTGAGGAGTTCCAGCAGCAATCCGGCCTGGGCGAGGCGCTCAAGGAACTGCCGCAGAACCCGCTGCCGGGTGTGGTGCTGGTGACGCCAAACGAAGTCGACAAGCCAACCCTGGAGGCCCTGCGACAAAAACTCGCAGAGATGCCCAAGGTGCAACAGGCGCAACTTGATCTAGTCTGGGTAGAGCGCCTGGCGGCAATCCTCAAGCTGGGCGATCGTTTTGTGTTCGGTCTGACGGTGCTGTTGGTGTCTGCATTACTTTTGGTGATAGGTAATACCATTCGTCTTCATATTGAAAACCGTCGCACCGAGATAGAAGTGATTAAACTGGTCGGCGGCACGGACAGCTATGTGCGTCGTCCTTTTCTGTACATGGGCGCGCTTTATGGCTTCGGTGCCGGGATTTTCTCCTGGGGGCTGTTGGCGTTTGGCCTGGACTGGCTGAACGACGCGGTTGTCGGGCTGGCCGGTTTGTACGGCAGCGATTTTGCCTTGGCCGGGGTGCCGGTAGCCGATGGTCTGAGCCTCTTGCTTGGCGCGGTATTGTTGGGGTATATCGGTGCGTGGATTGCGGTCGCTCGTCATTTACGTGAACTGGCACCGAAGTAG
- the ftsE gene encoding cell division ATP-binding protein FtsE has protein sequence MIRFEQVGKRYANGHVGLHELSFRVRRGEFLFVTGHSGAGKSTLLRLLLAMERPTTGKLLLAGQDLATISNAQIPYLRRQIGVVFQNHQLLFDRTVFNNVALPLQILGLSKAEIVKRVDSALERVALSDKTDLYPGDLSTGQQQRVGIARAIVHRPALLLADEPTGNLDPRLAAEIMGVFEDINRLGTSVLIASHDLALIARMRHRMLTLQRGRLIGDGEAGV, from the coding sequence ATGATTCGATTCGAACAGGTCGGTAAACGCTATGCCAACGGGCATGTGGGCTTGCATGAGCTGAGCTTTCGAGTGCGTCGCGGCGAATTCTTGTTTGTCACCGGTCATTCCGGTGCCGGTAAAAGTACCTTGCTGCGCCTGTTGCTGGCCATGGAGCGTCCGACCACGGGCAAACTGCTGCTGGCCGGCCAGGACCTGGCCACCATCAGCAATGCACAGATTCCGTACCTGCGCCGTCAGATCGGCGTGGTGTTCCAGAACCACCAGTTGCTGTTCGATCGCACGGTGTTCAACAACGTTGCGCTGCCCTTGCAGATCCTCGGGCTGTCCAAGGCCGAGATCGTCAAGCGCGTGGACTCGGCCCTGGAGCGCGTGGCGCTGTCGGACAAGACCGACCTCTACCCCGGCGACCTGTCCACCGGCCAGCAACAGCGCGTCGGCATCGCCCGCGCCATCGTCCACCGCCCGGCCTTGCTGCTGGCGGACGAACCCACCGGTAACCTCGACCCGCGCCTGGCGGCCGAGATCATGGGCGTGTTCGAAGACATCAACCGCCTGGGCACCAGCGTGCTGATTGCCAGTCACGACCTGGCGCTGATTGCCCGCATGCGCCATCGCATGCTGACCCTGCAACGCGGCCGCCTGATCGGTGACGGGGAGGCTGGCGTATGA
- the ftsY gene encoding signal recognition particle-docking protein FtsY gives MFGSNDDKKSPAAAGEKKGLFGWLRKKPQETVVEQPQVQPEPIPAPIVDAEPMVETPAPVVLPLVEPVLQPVVEAAPEPEPEPEHKPWPELPVAEEPVALVEDVQAEHVAPPIPAVVEPVEDVVVQAPPVVEVAAPVAVVAAAVPAVVEPEPVVAAVAETSKTGFFARLKQGLSKTSASIGEGMASLFLGKKVIDDELLEDIETRLLTADVGVEATAVIIQSLTQKVARKQLTDADALYKSLQAELAAMLKPVEAPLVITPNKPFVILVVGVNGAGKTTTIGKLAKKLQSEGKKVMLAAGDTFRAAAVEQLQVWGERNKIPVIAQHTGADSASVIFDAVQAAKARNIDVLIADTAGRLHTKDNLMEELKKVRRVIGKLDADAPHEVLLVLDAGTGQNAISQAKQFNQTVQLTGLALTKLDGTAKGGVIFALAKQFGLPIRYIGVGEGIDDLRTFEAEPFVQALFAERERS, from the coding sequence ATGTTTGGTTCCAACGACGACAAGAAGAGCCCAGCTGCGGCTGGCGAGAAAAAAGGCCTGTTCGGATGGCTGCGCAAAAAGCCGCAGGAAACCGTCGTCGAACAGCCACAGGTCCAGCCTGAGCCGATTCCAGCGCCCATCGTGGACGCCGAGCCGATGGTCGAAACCCCTGCGCCGGTGGTACTGCCGCTGGTTGAGCCGGTGTTGCAGCCGGTCGTGGAGGCCGCGCCAGAACCCGAGCCAGAACCCGAGCATAAGCCTTGGCCGGAACTGCCAGTCGCCGAAGAGCCGGTGGCGTTGGTTGAAGACGTTCAGGCCGAACACGTAGCGCCACCGATTCCTGCTGTGGTTGAACCTGTGGAAGACGTGGTGGTGCAGGCGCCGCCAGTTGTCGAAGTCGCAGCGCCTGTTGCTGTGGTCGCGGCCGCTGTGCCTGCGGTTGTCGAGCCAGAGCCGGTCGTCGCTGCCGTTGCCGAAACCAGCAAGACCGGCTTTTTCGCCCGCCTCAAGCAAGGCCTGAGCAAGACCAGCGCCAGCATCGGCGAAGGCATGGCCAGTCTGTTCCTCGGCAAGAAAGTCATCGACGACGAGCTGCTGGAAGACATCGAGACCCGTCTGCTCACCGCCGACGTGGGTGTCGAAGCCACCGCCGTGATCATCCAGAGCCTGACCCAGAAGGTCGCGCGCAAGCAACTGACCGACGCCGACGCCCTCTACAAATCGCTGCAGGCCGAGCTGGCCGCGATGCTCAAGCCGGTGGAAGCACCGTTGGTGATCACGCCGAACAAGCCGTTCGTGATCCTGGTGGTTGGCGTCAATGGCGCCGGCAAGACCACCACCATCGGCAAGCTGGCCAAGAAGCTGCAGTCCGAAGGCAAGAAAGTCATGCTGGCGGCGGGCGACACCTTCCGTGCCGCGGCCGTGGAACAGCTGCAAGTGTGGGGCGAGCGCAACAAGATCCCGGTGATCGCCCAGCACACGGGTGCCGATTCCGCTTCGGTGATCTTTGATGCCGTGCAGGCCGCCAAGGCCCGCAACATCGATGTGTTGATCGCCGATACCGCCGGCCGCCTGCACACCAAAGACAATTTGATGGAAGAGCTGAAGAAGGTCCGCCGCGTGATCGGCAAGCTCGACGCAGACGCGCCGCACGAAGTACTGCTGGTGCTGGATGCTGGCACCGGCCAGAACGCCATCAGCCAGGCCAAACAATTCAACCAGACGGTGCAACTGACCGGCCTGGCATTGACTAAGCTCGACGGCACGGCCAAGGGCGGCGTGATCTTTGCCCTGGCCAAACAGTTCGGGTTGCCGATTCGTTATATCGGTGTCGGTGAAGGCATCGACGACCTGCGCACCTTTGAAGCCGAACCCTTTGTACAGGCACTTTTCGCCGAGCGGGAGCGTTCATGA